A genomic region of Vitreoscilla filiformis contains the following coding sequences:
- a CDS encoding OsmC family protein, with product MECTVHWVADAGMAMMATTGSGHVITMDGAPEGGGRNLAPRPMETLLAGAGGCTAYDVVLILKRGRHQVTGCSVQMSAERATTDPKVFTKLNLHFVVTGKGLPETAVARAVTLSHEKYCSATAMLGRTAEITTSHEVREAA from the coding sequence ATGGAATGCACGGTTCACTGGGTCGCCGATGCGGGCATGGCCATGATGGCCACCACCGGCAGCGGCCATGTCATCACCATGGACGGCGCCCCCGAAGGCGGTGGCCGTAACTTGGCGCCCCGCCCCATGGAAACCTTGCTGGCCGGCGCCGGCGGCTGCACCGCGTACGACGTGGTGCTGATTCTCAAGCGCGGGCGCCATCAAGTCACGGGATGCTCAGTGCAAATGAGCGCCGAGCGCGCCACCACCGACCCCAAAGTGTTCACCAAGCTGAATTTGCACTTCGTGGTCACCGGCAAGGGCTTGCCTGAGACCGCCGTGGCACGGGCAGTGACGCTTTCACACGAAAAATACTGCTCGGCCACAGCCATGCTAGGCCGTACTGCCGAAATCACCACCAGCCACGAAGTGCGCGAAGCCGCCTAA
- the coq7 gene encoding 2-polyprenyl-3-methyl-6-methoxy-1,4-benzoquinone monooxygenase, with the protein MSALDPWIIALDNSLRTLGAAARASRPCPRPSSCPDQPDLTPEDQALAGALMRVNHTGEVCAQALYEAQALAARQPGVRDHMRAAAQDEVDHLAWTQARLTALKSRPSLLDPLWYAGAFSIGWVAGKAGDRWSLGFMAETERQVEQHLNSHLDRLPAGDVASRAIVTQMRDDEARHARTAIEYGGAELPRPVAWLMRRAAQVMTTVAHRL; encoded by the coding sequence ATGAGTGCTCTTGACCCCTGGATCATTGCGCTGGACAACAGTTTGCGCACCTTGGGCGCAGCGGCGCGCGCTTCGCGGCCTTGCCCCCGTCCTTCTTCTTGTCCCGATCAGCCTGACTTGACACCTGAAGATCAGGCCCTGGCAGGCGCCTTGATGCGGGTGAACCACACCGGCGAGGTGTGCGCGCAGGCGTTGTACGAGGCCCAAGCGCTGGCTGCGCGTCAACCTGGCGTGCGCGATCACATGCGCGCCGCTGCTCAAGATGAGGTGGATCACCTCGCTTGGACGCAGGCCCGGTTGACGGCCTTGAAGTCTCGCCCCAGCTTGTTGGATCCGCTGTGGTACGCCGGGGCGTTCAGCATCGGCTGGGTGGCGGGCAAGGCGGGTGACCGCTGGAGCCTGGGTTTCATGGCGGAAACTGAGCGCCAGGTCGAACAACATCTGAACAGCCACTTGGATCGGCTGCCGGCTGGCGATGTGGCCTCACGCGCCATCGTCACCCAAATGCGGGATGACGAAGCACGCCACGCCCGCACCGCCATTGAATACGGTGGTGCTGAATTGCCGCGTCCCGTGGCGTGGCTGATGCGCCGCGCTGCCCAGGTCATGACAACGGTGGCGCATCGCCTCTGA
- a CDS encoding porin → MKKSLLALAVLGAFTGVASAQSSLTIYGKVDQAFGHKAGANISTWSDSGARSRLGFKGSEDLGGGLKANFVLEHSLNPDEGTANALFWHGQSWVGLSHSTYGSLGVGRQYTAAFSLIQDTIDPFNGGGYAELRSMLLVNDDTGVGTKAGLTEVRYNNSLRYDYSGYGINAALSLGERKNDGVTFTNKETDRPLSAAVNYTMGALFVGAGVENAEGDGNYLVTLGAKYNMGFATVSAGYSTGTIDNAGTAAADVNGWLIGARVPFGKADLKVGYASSKIDGAESMGKLAIGVDYNLSKRTKVYADYARYSGNAVDTVEQKNAFLVGIQTNF, encoded by the coding sequence ATGAAAAAATCTCTGCTCGCTCTGGCCGTGCTGGGCGCTTTCACTGGCGTGGCTTCGGCGCAGTCTTCCCTGACCATCTACGGTAAGGTCGACCAGGCTTTCGGCCACAAGGCTGGCGCTAACATCAGCACCTGGTCTGACTCCGGCGCTCGCAGCCGTCTGGGCTTCAAGGGCTCGGAAGATCTGGGCGGTGGCCTGAAGGCCAACTTCGTGCTGGAACACAGCCTGAACCCGGACGAAGGCACCGCCAACGCGCTGTTCTGGCACGGCCAGTCGTGGGTGGGTCTGTCGCACAGCACCTACGGTAGCCTGGGCGTTGGCCGTCAATACACCGCAGCCTTCTCGCTGATCCAGGACACCATCGACCCGTTCAACGGCGGCGGCTACGCTGAACTGCGCAGCATGCTGCTGGTGAACGACGACACGGGTGTTGGCACCAAGGCCGGCCTGACCGAAGTTCGCTACAACAACTCTCTGCGCTACGACTACAGCGGCTACGGCATCAACGCCGCCCTGTCGCTGGGCGAGCGCAAGAACGACGGCGTGACCTTCACCAACAAGGAAACCGATCGTCCCCTGTCTGCCGCTGTGAACTACACCATGGGTGCTCTGTTCGTCGGTGCTGGCGTGGAAAACGCTGAAGGTGACGGCAACTACCTGGTGACCCTGGGCGCCAAGTACAACATGGGCTTCGCCACCGTGTCGGCTGGCTACAGCACCGGTACCATCGACAACGCTGGCACCGCCGCCGCCGACGTGAACGGCTGGCTGATCGGTGCTCGCGTGCCGTTCGGCAAGGCTGACCTGAAGGTTGGTTACGCTTCGTCGAAGATCGACGGCGCTGAAAGCATGGGCAAGCTGGCCATCGGTGTGGACTACAACCTGTCCAAGCGCACCAAGGTGTACGCCGACTACGCTCGTTACAGCGGCAACGCTGTGGACACCGTGGAACAAAAGAACGCCTTCCTGGTTGGTATCCAAACCAACTTCTAA
- a CDS encoding ferredoxin--NADP reductase → MSAFHEERVLSVHHWTDRLFSFTTTRDTGLRFSNGHFTMIGLKVNGKPLLRAYSIVSPNYEEHLEFLSIKVQDGPLTSRLQHIQKGDMIIVGKKPTGTLLIDYLLPGKRLYLLSTGTGMAPFLSIIRDPETYEKFEEVILVHGVREVKELAYHDYLTQELPQHEFLGEMVSQQLKYYPTVTREPFKNQGRVTTLLETGKIAEDLGIPLLNAAEDRVMICGSPEMLRDLKHMMEVRGFKEGNTTTPGDFVIERAFVS, encoded by the coding sequence ATGAGTGCCTTCCACGAAGAGCGCGTGTTGAGCGTGCATCACTGGACTGACCGTCTGTTCAGCTTCACCACCACCCGCGACACGGGCCTGCGCTTCTCGAACGGGCACTTCACGATGATCGGCCTGAAGGTCAACGGCAAGCCGCTGCTGCGCGCCTACTCCATCGTCAGCCCGAACTACGAAGAGCACCTCGAATTCCTCTCGATCAAAGTGCAAGACGGCCCGTTGACCAGCCGCCTCCAGCACATCCAAAAGGGTGACATGATCATCGTCGGCAAGAAGCCCACGGGCACGCTGCTGATCGACTACCTGCTGCCCGGCAAGCGCCTGTACTTGCTGTCCACTGGCACCGGCATGGCGCCGTTCCTGTCCATCATCCGCGACCCGGAAACTTACGAGAAATTCGAAGAAGTCATCCTGGTGCACGGCGTGCGCGAAGTGAAAGAGCTGGCCTATCACGACTACCTCACACAGGAGCTGCCTCAGCACGAATTCCTGGGTGAGATGGTGAGCCAACAGCTCAAGTACTACCCGACCGTGACACGCGAGCCCTTCAAAAACCAAGGCCGCGTCACCACGTTGCTGGAGACGGGCAAGATCGCGGAAGACCTCGGCATTCCCCTGCTGAACGCGGCGGAAGACCGCGTCATGATCTGTGGCAGCCCGGAAATGCTGCGCGACCTCAAGCACATGATGGAAGTGCGCGGTTTCAAAGAAGGCAACACCACCACGCCCGGCGACTTCGTCATCGAGCGCGCCTTCGTCAGCTGA
- the nifE gene encoding nitrogenase iron-molybdenum cofactor biosynthesis protein NifE has product MSASLKAKIADVFDEPGCDKNQAKSEKERKKGCTKQLTPGAAAGGCAFDGAKIALQPIVDVAHLVHGPIACEGNSWDNRHSASSGSQIYRTGFTTDINELDVIYGGEKRLFKSIREIIEKYDPPAVFVYQTCVTALIGDDIEAVCKRAAEKFNKPVIPVNAPGFAGPKNLGNKLGAESVLDYVIGTQEPEFTTPYDINIIGEYNLVGELWQVKPLLDALGIRILSCIAGDGRYNEIATAHRAKANMMVCSKSMINVATKMQQRYGIPYFEGSFYGVADMSMTLREIARLLVEQGADPELKDRTEALIAAEEARAWERIRAYRERLAGKKVLLITGGVKSWSVVSALQEAGIEVVGTSVKKSTKEDKEKIKEIMGEGADAHMIDDMTPRQMYAMLRDAKADIMLSGGRSQFVALKARMPWMDINQERYYAFAGYEGMITMIAEIDKALSNPVWAQVREPAPWALSDSLLREQDAQQLAAEAATA; this is encoded by the coding sequence ATGTCTGCTTCGCTCAAAGCCAAGATCGCCGATGTGTTTGACGAACCCGGCTGCGACAAAAACCAGGCCAAGAGCGAGAAAGAACGCAAAAAAGGCTGCACCAAGCAGCTCACTCCCGGTGCAGCGGCGGGCGGGTGTGCGTTTGACGGCGCCAAAATCGCGCTCCAACCGATTGTGGATGTGGCGCACCTTGTCCACGGCCCCATCGCCTGCGAAGGCAACTCGTGGGACAACCGCCATTCGGCCAGCTCGGGTTCGCAGATCTACCGCACCGGTTTCACCACCGACATCAACGAGCTGGACGTGATTTATGGCGGTGAAAAGCGCCTCTTCAAATCCATCCGCGAAATCATCGAGAAGTACGACCCGCCGGCGGTGTTCGTCTACCAAACCTGCGTGACCGCGCTCATCGGCGATGACATCGAAGCGGTGTGCAAACGCGCCGCCGAAAAATTCAACAAACCGGTGATTCCGGTGAACGCCCCCGGTTTTGCTGGCCCCAAAAACCTGGGCAACAAACTGGGCGCCGAAAGCGTGTTGGACTACGTCATCGGCACCCAAGAGCCCGAGTTCACCACGCCTTACGACATCAACATCATTGGCGAATACAACTTGGTGGGCGAGCTGTGGCAGGTCAAGCCGCTGCTGGACGCGCTGGGCATCCGCATCCTGAGCTGCATTGCCGGGGATGGGCGCTACAACGAGATTGCCACCGCGCACCGCGCCAAGGCGAACATGATGGTGTGCTCGAAGTCCATGATCAACGTGGCCACCAAAATGCAGCAGCGCTACGGCATCCCGTACTTCGAGGGCTCGTTTTATGGTGTGGCCGACATGAGCATGACACTGCGCGAAATCGCCCGCTTGCTGGTGGAGCAAGGCGCCGACCCGGAGCTGAAGGATCGCACCGAGGCCCTGATTGCCGCTGAGGAAGCCCGTGCCTGGGAGCGCATCCGCGCTTACCGCGAGCGGCTGGCGGGCAAGAAGGTGCTGCTCATCACCGGCGGGGTGAAGAGCTGGAGTGTGGTGTCGGCCTTGCAGGAGGCGGGCATCGAAGTGGTGGGCACTTCGGTGAAGAAGTCCACCAAAGAGGACAAGGAAAAAATCAAAGAGATCATGGGCGAGGGCGCCGACGCCCACATGATCGACGACATGACCCCGCGCCAGATGTACGCCATGCTGCGCGACGCCAAGGCGGACATCATGCTCAGCGGCGGGCGCAGCCAGTTCGTGGCCCTGAAAGCGCGCATGCCCTGGATGGACATCAACCAAGAGCGTTACTACGCTTTTGCGGGCTACGAGGGCATGATCACCATGATCGCGGAGATCGACAAAGCGCTCTCCAATCCGGTGTGGGCCCAGGTGCGCGAGCCGGCGCCGTGGGCGTTGTCCGACTCGCTGCTGCGCGAACAGGATGCGCAGCAATTGGCGGCCGAAGCCGCCACAGCCTGA
- a CDS encoding roadblock/LC7 domain-containing protein — MMDSAALGRFVLPAFEVIPKRLPQCVCAMLCTPEGFNLCSIGVTVDQLGKIAALTSSLISLGEATVQAVHSGQHPSLDVLTLQSGDLTTVGIKVPHVNGHLLLLVTAQAAPLGAILTIARSTAERIKELLPRSAA; from the coding sequence ATGATGGATTCTGCTGCCCTGGGCCGGTTTGTCTTGCCGGCTTTCGAGGTGATTCCCAAGCGGTTGCCGCAGTGTGTGTGCGCCATGCTGTGTACGCCGGAAGGTTTCAACCTGTGCTCCATCGGCGTGACGGTGGATCAACTGGGCAAAATCGCTGCCCTGACCAGCTCCTTGATCTCGCTGGGCGAGGCCACGGTGCAGGCCGTTCACAGCGGGCAGCATCCCTCGCTGGATGTACTGACCCTGCAATCGGGCGACCTGACCACGGTGGGCATCAAGGTGCCGCATGTCAACGGGCATTTGCTGCTGTTGGTCACTGCGCAGGCGGCTCCTTTGGGCGCGATTTTGACCATCGCTCGCAGCACCGCCGAGCGCATCAAAGAGCTGTTGCCGCGCTCGGCTGCCTGA
- a CDS encoding GTP-binding protein, producing MSFFSSFAAAAAAPPPTVLVGHSYTQRVAFVGPFGVGKTTALRAISDIEVVDTDVATTERRADLPGKTHTTVGFDYGELKLDDGQRVGLFGLPGQDRFHAVWRTVLPGASAVVLWVYGDHDDAPQELTAWLEALRGCVALDILSVAVTRLSGTMQDVDAKLGPLRDVLARFNPVAPLIAADPRRSEDVRLAVAIALAAVSLG from the coding sequence ATGAGTTTCTTCTCCTCTTTTGCGGCAGCGGCGGCGGCACCGCCACCCACGGTGCTGGTGGGGCACAGTTACACGCAGCGTGTGGCGTTTGTCGGCCCTTTCGGTGTGGGGAAGACCACGGCACTGCGTGCAATTTCGGACATTGAAGTGGTGGATACCGATGTGGCCACCACGGAACGTCGCGCTGATTTGCCCGGCAAAACCCACACCACCGTGGGTTTTGACTACGGCGAACTCAAGCTGGACGATGGGCAGCGTGTCGGCCTGTTTGGGCTGCCGGGGCAAGATCGTTTCCATGCGGTGTGGCGCACCGTGCTGCCAGGAGCCAGCGCAGTGGTGCTGTGGGTGTACGGCGATCACGACGATGCGCCGCAAGAGTTAACAGCTTGGCTGGAGGCTTTGCGCGGCTGCGTGGCGCTGGATATTTTGTCGGTGGCCGTTACGCGGCTGTCCGGTACGATGCAAGACGTCGATGCCAAACTCGGGCCTCTGCGCGACGTGTTGGCGCGTTTCAACCCCGTGGCACCGCTGATTGCCGCCGATCCTCGTCGCAGTGAGGACGTGCGTTTGGCGGTGGCCATCGCACTCGCTGCGGTGAGCCTGGGGTGA
- a CDS encoding UPF0149 family protein, with protein MALLIPKTTDDDIQALEALCERMTGFDELINLEWLDGYMAALACGPRRLSLEDWLPVFGDGLFDRVFADAADAEAARAVIGKRWAELCAQLDAESILDDHEVLRIDPLMYRFDSEDDEDSEAAEPSETPEAAPVAEAPTDAADSETADPAPADWPGDGVYWSLGFGEAIEDFPEDWVSPTPGDEDEETFYDLLESIALLANTEVQERQETIHRLYDGVDMNRDELITEAMYAVQELRMYWLHHAPKPATRRVEVKVGRNDPCPCGSGKKYKKCHGADA; from the coding sequence ATGGCGCTGCTCATTCCGAAAACCACCGACGACGATATTCAGGCACTGGAAGCGCTGTGCGAGCGCATGACAGGCTTTGATGAACTGATCAACCTCGAATGGCTCGACGGCTACATGGCCGCCCTGGCCTGCGGCCCGCGTCGCCTGAGCCTGGAGGACTGGCTGCCGGTGTTCGGCGATGGCCTGTTCGACCGCGTGTTCGCCGATGCGGCGGATGCCGAAGCGGCACGCGCTGTCATCGGCAAGCGCTGGGCCGAGTTGTGCGCGCAGTTGGATGCCGAATCCATCCTTGATGATCACGAGGTTTTGCGCATCGATCCGCTGATGTACCGCTTCGACAGCGAAGACGACGAGGACAGCGAAGCCGCAGAACCCTCCGAAACCCCCGAAGCCGCGCCTGTGGCCGAAGCGCCCACCGATGCAGCGGATTCAGAGACGGCCGACCCCGCCCCCGCCGATTGGCCGGGCGATGGCGTCTACTGGTCGCTGGGTTTTGGTGAGGCCATCGAAGACTTCCCCGAAGACTGGGTGAGCCCCACGCCCGGGGATGAGGACGAGGAAACGTTCTACGACCTGCTCGAATCCATTGCCCTGCTGGCCAACACCGAGGTGCAGGAGCGTCAGGAAACCATCCATCGCTTGTATGACGGCGTGGACATGAACCGCGACGAGCTGATCACCGAAGCCATGTACGCCGTGCAAGAGCTGCGCATGTACTGGTTGCACCACGCTCCGAAGCCGGCCACGCGCCGCGTGGAGGTCAAGGTGGGGCGCAACGATCCGTGCCCGTGCGGCAGCGGGAAAAAGTACAAGAAATGCCACGGCGCTGACGCCTGA
- the coaBC gene encoding bifunctional phosphopantothenoylcysteine decarboxylase/phosphopantothenate--cysteine ligase CoaBC — protein sequence MSQRLDLAGRRIVLGLSGGIACYKAADLCRELVKAGATVQVVMTEAARAFITPVTMQALSGRAVFTDQWDARPDNNMAHIQLGRDADAILIAPASADFIAKLAQGRADELLSLTCLARPIERTPLLVAPAMNREMWAHPATQRNVAQIVADGATVLGPTAGEQACGEIGDGRMLEPVELRDALIAFFQPKRLAGKTLLVTAGPTFEAIDPVRGITNHSSGKMGFAIARAAAEAGAQVTLVAGPVHLPTPAGVRRINVQSAQQMFDAVLPLAPQHDVFVATAAVADWRPAHITTHKIKKEGGKAVPSFDLVENPDILAAVARLPEADRPWCVGFAAESHELLKHARQKLERKRVPLVVGNLGPATFGRDDNTLVLVDAHGHRELPSGDKLTLARALVAEVAARLPSQLDFGTPA from the coding sequence ATGAGCCAACGACTTGATCTGGCAGGCCGCCGCATCGTGCTCGGCCTGTCGGGCGGCATCGCCTGTTACAAGGCAGCCGACCTGTGCCGCGAGCTGGTCAAAGCCGGCGCCACCGTGCAAGTGGTGATGACCGAGGCCGCCCGCGCTTTCATCACCCCCGTGACGATGCAGGCCCTGAGCGGCCGCGCTGTGTTCACCGATCAGTGGGATGCGCGCCCGGACAACAACATGGCCCACATCCAACTGGGCCGCGACGCTGACGCGATTTTGATCGCCCCGGCCAGTGCCGATTTCATCGCCAAACTGGCCCAGGGCCGGGCGGATGAGCTGCTGTCGCTGACGTGTTTGGCGCGGCCCATCGAACGCACGCCGCTGCTCGTCGCCCCGGCGATGAACCGCGAGATGTGGGCGCATCCGGCGACGCAACGCAACGTCGCGCAGATCGTGGCCGATGGCGCCACGGTGCTGGGCCCGACAGCGGGCGAGCAAGCGTGCGGCGAAATCGGGGACGGGCGCATGTTGGAACCGGTCGAGCTGCGCGACGCGCTGATCGCCTTCTTCCAACCCAAACGCCTGGCCGGCAAAACCCTGCTGGTGACAGCGGGCCCGACCTTCGAAGCCATCGACCCGGTGCGCGGCATCACCAACCACTCCAGCGGCAAGATGGGGTTTGCCATCGCCCGAGCGGCGGCGGAAGCGGGGGCGCAGGTCACGCTGGTGGCGGGCCCGGTGCATCTGCCGACGCCAGCGGGCGTGCGCCGCATCAACGTGCAAAGTGCGCAGCAGATGTTCGACGCCGTGTTGCCCTTGGCGCCGCAGCACGATGTGTTCGTCGCCACCGCTGCGGTGGCGGACTGGCGTCCGGCGCACATCACCACGCACAAAATCAAAAAGGAAGGCGGCAAGGCCGTGCCCAGTTTTGATTTGGTGGAGAACCCGGACATCCTGGCCGCCGTGGCCCGCTTGCCCGAAGCCGACCGCCCGTGGTGCGTGGGCTTCGCCGCTGAAAGCCATGAGCTGCTCAAGCATGCGCGCCAAAAATTGGAGCGCAAGCGGGTGCCGCTGGTGGTGGGCAACCTCGGCCCGGCCACGTTCGGGCGGGATGACAACACGCTGGTGTTGGTCGATGCCCATGGCCACCGTGAGCTGCCTTCGGGCGACAAACTCACGTTGGCACGCGCCCTGGTGGCGGAAGTTGCGGCCCGTCTGCCCTCTCAGCTTGATTTTGGAACCCCCGCATGA
- the dut gene encoding dUTP diphosphatase, whose translation MTTIDVKVLDARVSDALPAYATPGSAGLDLRACLDAPLTLAPGQSALIPTGLAIHIGDPGLAAMILPRSGLGHKHGIVLGNLVGLIDSDYQGPLMVSCWNRGQAEFTVQPLERIAQMVIVPVVQAAFRRVDSFDASERGAGGFGSTGRG comes from the coding sequence ATGACAACGATTGATGTGAAAGTGCTGGACGCCCGGGTGTCCGACGCCCTGCCCGCCTACGCCACCCCGGGCAGTGCCGGCCTCGATTTACGCGCCTGCTTGGACGCCCCGTTGACGCTGGCCCCTGGCCAAAGCGCGTTGATTCCCACGGGCTTGGCGATCCACATCGGTGACCCGGGTTTGGCGGCGATGATCTTGCCGCGTTCGGGATTGGGGCACAAACACGGCATCGTGCTGGGCAACTTGGTGGGCCTGATCGACTCGGATTACCAAGGCCCGCTGATGGTGAGCTGCTGGAACCGGGGCCAAGCTGAGTTCACTGTGCAACCGCTGGAGCGCATCGCGCAGATGGTGATCGTGCCGGTGGTGCAAGCGGCGTTCCGCCGTGTGGACAGCTTTGACGCCAGCGAACGCGGCGCTGGCGGTTTTGGCTCGACGGGGCGCGGCTGA
- a CDS encoding Uma2 family endonuclease, producing MGQALRQYRMSGEDFLAWEAVQHERHEFVDGEVFAMAGAEDRHVTVCLNLAMALRQHLAGSPCRTYMSDMKLQAQEGESYFYPDVLVTCSSADRSSPRIKREPLLLAEVLSPSTAAYDRGEKFARYRQIPSLQEVALIDLDHRRVDVFRKNEGDGLWVLHPFAPGEAVTLRSVHLTLPAATLFAEIDDDTPDSLN from the coding sequence ATGGGTCAAGCACTGCGTCAATACCGCATGAGCGGAGAGGACTTCCTCGCGTGGGAAGCCGTACAACACGAGCGCCATGAGTTCGTGGACGGCGAAGTATTTGCCATGGCAGGGGCCGAGGATCGGCACGTCACCGTCTGCTTGAACCTGGCGATGGCCTTGCGCCAGCATTTGGCGGGCTCGCCCTGCCGCACCTACATGTCGGACATGAAACTGCAAGCCCAAGAGGGCGAGAGCTATTTCTACCCGGATGTGTTGGTGACGTGCAGCTCCGCCGATCGCAGCAGCCCCCGCATCAAGCGCGAACCGCTGCTGCTGGCGGAGGTGCTCTCTCCTTCAACCGCCGCCTACGACCGAGGCGAAAAGTTTGCGCGCTACCGGCAAATTCCCAGCTTGCAGGAAGTCGCCCTGATCGACTTGGATCATCGCCGGGTCGATGTTTTTCGCAAAAACGAAGGGGACGGGCTGTGGGTGCTGCACCCCTTCGCCCCGGGTGAGGCGGTAACGCTGCGCAGCGTTCACCTCACCCTGCCCGCCGCGACGCTGTTCGCCGAAATCGACGACGACACGCCGGACAGCCTCAACTGA
- a CDS encoding FKBP-type peptidyl-prolyl cis-trans isomerase produces MDITSPCVVTLTWTLSDAQGQLMDQLDEPVEFFYGGEDLLPKVEEALQGQRAGFETHLHLEPENAFGDYHSELVCFEPRHLFPPDIQAGMQFEGLPEGAITPDMPDDLIYTITEVYPEHVVLDANHPLAGIALRIALKVLDVRGATEEEIAAGSVGDSPLALIGGPPPGQTLH; encoded by the coding sequence ATGGACATCACCTCTCCCTGCGTTGTCACGTTGACGTGGACACTTTCCGATGCGCAAGGCCAGCTCATGGACCAATTGGATGAGCCGGTTGAATTTTTTTATGGCGGCGAGGACTTGCTGCCCAAGGTCGAAGAGGCTTTGCAAGGCCAGCGGGCGGGTTTTGAAACCCACTTGCATTTAGAGCCTGAGAACGCTTTTGGCGACTATCACTCCGAGCTGGTGTGCTTCGAGCCGCGCCATCTGTTCCCGCCGGACATCCAAGCCGGGATGCAGTTTGAAGGCCTGCCCGAAGGCGCCATCACGCCGGACATGCCTGACGATCTGATTTACACCATCACCGAGGTGTACCCCGAGCATGTGGTGCTGGATGCCAATCACCCGCTGGCCGGCATTGCTTTGCGCATCGCCTTGAAAGTGCTGGATGTGCGCGGGGCGACCGAGGAAGAAATCGCCGCTGGGTCGGTGGGGGATTCGCCCTTGGCGCTGATCGGTGGGCCGCCGCCGGGGCAAACGTTGCACTGA
- a CDS encoding ribosomal protein uL16 3-hydroxylase encodes MTIAPTTPLPLLGGLSPEQFMRQYWQKKPCLIRQAIPGVQPPIDRAALFALAEQDDVESRLVRQGETGWELKHGPFTRRQIPGLAKPHWTLLVQGLDLHVPAAHALLAQFRFVPEARLDDLMISYASDQGGVGPHTDSYDVFLLQVSGKRRWRIGPVKDTALVPDMPVKLLANFQPDEEWVLEPGDMLYLPPRWGHDGIAEGPDCMTCSIGFRTPTPTELAREVLQRMVDNLQAPDKEPHYRDPAQSATATPGLIPEALQVFTQKAVIKALNDARSLASALGEALTEPKAIVWFEGGEPIPPGQGARLDRRSRMMYDAERIYINGESFRASGKDARLMHALADARQLSATEVKTLSRAARALLDEWACDGWLHAAP; translated from the coding sequence ATGACCATCGCTCCAACGACCCCTTTGCCCCTGCTCGGCGGCCTCTCGCCCGAGCAATTCATGCGCCAGTACTGGCAAAAAAAGCCCTGCCTGATCCGCCAAGCGATCCCCGGTGTGCAGCCGCCCATCGACCGAGCCGCCCTCTTCGCTTTGGCAGAGCAAGACGACGTCGAATCCCGCTTGGTGCGCCAGGGAGAAACGGGCTGGGAACTCAAACACGGCCCGTTCACACGCCGGCAAATCCCCGGCTTGGCCAAACCCCACTGGACGCTGTTGGTGCAGGGGCTGGACTTGCACGTCCCCGCTGCACACGCGCTGCTGGCGCAGTTTCGCTTCGTGCCGGAAGCGCGGTTGGACGATTTGATGATTTCCTACGCATCCGACCAGGGCGGCGTCGGCCCGCACACGGATTCGTACGACGTATTTCTGCTGCAAGTCAGCGGCAAGCGGCGCTGGCGCATCGGCCCGGTGAAGGACACCGCCTTGGTGCCGGACATGCCCGTCAAACTGCTGGCGAACTTCCAGCCTGATGAGGAATGGGTGCTGGAGCCCGGCGACATGCTCTACCTGCCTCCACGCTGGGGCCACGATGGCATCGCTGAAGGGCCGGATTGCATGACCTGCTCGATCGGCTTTCGCACGCCCACGCCCACCGAGTTGGCCCGCGAGGTCTTGCAGCGCATGGTGGACAACCTGCAAGCCCCCGACAAAGAACCCCACTACCGGGACCCCGCCCAAAGTGCGACGGCCACGCCGGGGCTGATCCCTGAAGCTTTGCAAGTGTTCACGCAAAAAGCCGTCATCAAAGCACTGAACGATGCGCGCAGCTTGGCCAGTGCCCTGGGCGAAGCGTTGACCGAACCCAAAGCCATCGTTTGGTTTGAAGGGGGAGAGCCGATTCCGCCCGGGCAAGGGGCGCGCCTCGACCGACGCTCCCGCATGATGTACGACGCAGAACGCATCTACATCAACGGTGAATCGTTCCGCGCCAGCGGCAAGGATGCGCGTCTGATGCACGCATTGGCCGATGCGCGCCAGTTGTCGGCCACCGAAGTCAAAACCCTGAGTCGCGCCGCCCGTGCGCTGCTGGATGAATGGGCCTGCGACGGCTGGCTGCACGCTGCCCCCTGA